The sequence CATCAGCTCCCCCTTTAACTTGTCGGCCATTTGTCCCCATCTCCCACTATCCATGGTTTACAACAagacaaatataaaaaagatgTCATTTTGGCCAAATGTCATGACATATTAGCATGTTATATGACCTTGGTGGGCCTTTAAATGGCAAATGCATCTGTGATATACATAATCTCAACTATAAACTCGAAACTTGTCAAGGATTGACCCCCCAAAAATAGtatcaacatttaaaaaataaaaagttagaaTATATCTTGATCATTATTAGTAAGTAGAAGCATCTTttaagaatttatattttttctttacggTTATTAACATGGCAAATTGTAATTGaagtaatatcatttttatgtaggcttattgatattatttttattagtatcAATATCACTTTAGGagattgtgaaattattgtatcTTTAGACTTATTGATTCTAGAGATGAAAAGACTTGAGAAAACTTAGCCATAATACTGTTCATTCTTTACTTAAAAAAGGTTTCTAATAGAGTCATTTTCATGTTGAATCAGTGCTTAGTCAAGCTTGGATGGAATGACTACATCAACTCAATCAACTTAAACTATGCGTGATTAGCGTGAATCAAATCTAAATTATTCACATTGTTTAACAATGCAGTATTCTAAAATAATTGACATTAAAATTATTACCTCTATTGCATCATTTTGATTCATATGATGGCAATAATAAGTTGTAGTTAGTTAAAATGAGTAAGTTCTAGTTAGTTAAAATGCGCTTATTTAAGCTTGAACAAACAACCATTTACCTCAagtaaaaagatatatatatagtatcaAAATCAATTACGAATTATCAAACTTTTGGTTCTCAAGCCACTATTGTTGAAGCTAGTATTCTTCAACTCCTTAAATTAACTAGTGGGAGAACATCATAGACATAATATATTTGCTAATAGGGTTGGAATAGTATAATGACTTCTAATTAGTTCCTCATCAAAGTTTAAAACGTTGACAGTATCTTCACTTTATAGATTTGTTCAGTACGATCCTTAAGAAAAGCAGGTGATGGTGGGAATTAACTTGAAAGTAGTCAGACTCTTTTTGGTGAAGGAATGTAAAACTTCTAACTGTTGCTAATACAGATACAGTGATAACATTTTAATGACAAGGTTAAGTTCACATATTTTTCATGACCATGTACAATTTATTGGCAGAAATGTGGTAATAGCACCaacaatttgaatttgaatttttaagtacaattgtaaaatttatttgcaGAAATATTGTGGTAAGTTTGTAAAGAATATTATTTGACATTCGATTAGAGCAATAATTCAAATAGTACTTACATGATGAAATCAATTGTCCTCTTAACATGCACAATCAACAGATGCTTTATATGAGATGTGAAGAATGATAACACTTAATTTAGATGGTAAGCTAGAGCAAGTAATCATTGCTAGTGGGTCTGATCACACTTATACCAACATAGCATGCTTGgcttaaatataaatatatgacCCAAGCATTCCTTTAGATTTAAAGCTTAGGAAAcatagagcattagcattgaccTAGCCATTTTTTAGGTCAAATATTTAGTTAGGATTTCAAATACAACTCATGCCCaactctcattttttatttctctctctccctttacaATTTCAAATGCAGACTTTTAGCTTTAATCCAAAAGAGTAACTGAgtaagttttgagacaaaaaaaaaaaaatgtttacaatCTTTTACAATTTGCTAAGATTATTGTGATTGATTCTAATAAAAACAATGCCAATGATAAAGCCATATGAGAGTGATCAATGTTCTAATCATAACTAGCACTCGTAAGGTTGCCATTGTGAAAACTTTTTTGTACCTAGCTAGCATTAGCCTAGGTGGTCTAGGCTCCCTCTATTATCATGGTTACAATTTCTACCACAATGGTTTGCTGCACTTGCAGTTGCATCCTGGGTGACAAGGTCATTGTGTGGCTAATCGCTCACACTGTCAAATAAGACAAAAATAGCCTTAGATAATCTTATCTCTGTTATGGATAAGAATATAAATTATTGTTTGTTCAACTAGATGAAAAATGTTAGacatgaagagaaagaaatgccCCCACAAAAATGTGCAGAGGGAAAAGCACAACAACAACTGGGGCCATGGCAGCATTGCGAGTGGCCTTAAATACAGAAGAAAATCGTATGGTCTACTTAACAAGGTTTGCATGTCTTATGATTGAAGTACTTCAACTAGTTGCGCGTGATGGAACCACTCAAATATTTGCTGATTGAGGTACTTCAACTAGTGGTATGTGCGTGTTGGACAAGATGAGTTCGTACATACTccaaaaacacaatttcagttacaattgtgaaatttaactgaaatcgtgtttttaaaacatgatttcaacTTTGTCTTATACACAGTGTATAACTATCACtactttatatatgtatatcctTTCATGTCACCCCATGTTATGATACCAAGATGTAGTTTGCTTAAGTTGATTAATTACTTTGTCGCATATAGAATAAAGGGTAAAAACTATTTTGCACAGTATACCGGCCTAAAATAACACTTCAAAGAGCATAATGCTCTCACAAtcataatgaaaaattattctCTTTCACGATATAGACACATCAATAAATGCCAGGACTGATATATATTAGGCTCCTTGACTGGATGGATATCTAAAAATGCATGGAGTTCCAATCAAAATGTTAAGCGTGTGACAACAAGTAAGCCTACTAATATACGTCCCAATACTTTTCCACTTTAAAAGTTTGTTGCACAGTGAATCCTTGTTGCATATATAGCACAAAGCATTTACTTCCCATCAATGaccttttatctttttctcatAATCctccaagaaaaaaaagttgttctCCCATGGAACCAACAAAGAATGAGCTATGTATGTCTAATCCTCCCAGCACCTTCTCTGCTCCAGAGGGTCCTCCATGTCCAAATACACCACtgcaaaaccaaaaagaaaacaagctgcagagagttgaagaagaagaagaagaaaaagagacaaAGTCAGATATCCTACTAGATCTAAATCTCTCTAGTAAAGATTCCAATCATGGTTCTGATGCAGAGCTCAATCTCATTGATTGTTTGGAAGTGGGTTCATCTCAAAATCCATCAGAAACCCCCCAAACTTCTTCTGCCGAGCCACGAATTTTCTCATGCAACTATTGCCAAAGAAAATTCTATAGTTCACAAGCACTTGGAGGACACCAAAATGCCCACAAAAGAGAGAGGACTCTTGCGAAAAGAGAACAAAAGATTGGAGCACATATGATGGCCTCAGCAGCAGCTTTTGGGCGCTCTATCAACCATGACCACTATTCAAGCTTGgcttctcttcctctccatgGTGCTTATAATagatctcttggaattcaagTGCATTCAATGATCCAAAAGCCTTCTCACACATCATCTTGTAGCGGCTTCTTTGGACCTCGCAGCTGGTCAAGACCACCTTTTATTAACCAACAACCAGCAATTGGGAAGCTAGGAGTTGAGAATTTTCATGTAAAAGCAGCATCACAGTCTCGAGCTAGTGTTGGTAGATTTGAGGTTGTAAGAGCAATGAACGGTTCTCTGGCCAATGATGAACTTAGCGGATATTGGTTGGCAGGAAGTGGTGGTGGTCTTTTCAAGCCTAATCAAGAGGAGATGAAGAAGCTTGACTTGTCTCTCAAGCTCTAAGTCTAAGCACAATTCATCTTTATTCTCTTTTGATCGTCTTCGCTACTTTTGTTTCTAGgaagtttcaaattttctaatttcCTCTCTGTAATATAGTGTAGATTTGCGTATTAAATTGAtagatttttttctctcttggtTATTTACGTGAAATGATTCATATTGTTCAAGATGCATTTAATTGAAACTTGGAATTATGTTTGTTTTGTGCTTGGATGAGAATCTATTTACCCATTTAAGATTGGATCATTTGTCTATCCGTGGACTTAGGTGGACTTGGGGTGAAAAGAAAACATAAGTGGAGccaaaaattatggaaaaattgGTAATAATTTCTGCAAAAATCTCAtgttcaataatttaaaattgagaTCTTACCCTGTtaagagccttgtaactcaactagttAAAACCTCCTAATAGTTATAATGTAGAAATCCCAGTTCAAATCCTCTCCCCCAacaatagaattaaaaaatataaattgagaTCTTACACTTAAAGTTCAACTATATTGTACCAAATGTTTGATCTTTAACTAATAAAACTGACAATCTTCACAACAAGCCGTCTTCCAAACTTGTTCACTATCTTTTACCAACAATTCAGTCCAAAAAACAGTCTCAAGTCTTAATTGTCACAGTAcctataaataaaagaaaaccaacaTGATCAACTGCTACACTAGAGATGGATAATGCATCCATCCAAATGTTTTGACTTTACTAGTTTAATAATGCCAATCAATGTCGTCAGGAGCCAaatccaaaaatgaaaatagaagaccaggtaaattttttttaaggaatccCTGAATTCCTGGTTCAGGATAAATTATGCCACTATCATTTTTGGCTGGCATGACATATCGGTTTCAGAATTAAGACTTGACAATCACAAAAGCTTGCATAAACAGAAGAAAGCCAATAAGAAACAGAGAACATGGTGTACCcacttgaaggaaaaaatggCCTTTAGGAACATCAAAGGACCAATAACAAAAAGATTACATGGAATATGTGAAGCCATCAACCAAACATAcgaaaaagcaaaaacaatgaGTTGGATAACTTTATGAACATACtttgattataaaaaatgtcTCCTTGTTCACACATGCAAAGTTAGATAAAGACTTGCTCCATTATTTTATCTCCACAAGTGGAGGGGCGTATTTGTCCTCTACCGAGGAGCGTGTACTGAGTCACTTTCATCAAGTATCTCAAAATCTAGGAAAGATTTAGCTGTGCATTAATCTAATGTAAAAAAGACTGTCCATATTGCATCACATTTTAAATAATGTCTTTATAATACAGGAAGCTTCCTAGATGGGTGCAAGTCATTAAAAACCTGCCACCCCCTAACAAATTAGGTTCTTTCATTTGCTGCCCCCACAACATGACATATTTTCATGTTAgtttaaatagaataaaatacaACCATACTCATCAAAAGTCCATAGGGGCATCATAAACAAAGACTACTAGAGAGAAAATTGATCGAATATTAAGTATATAGTATATGTAACTATCCTTTCACACAGGAGTGATACCACAAACTTAAAATCCCACCCATGTGAGAGGGTGATTAGATAGGCTGTATACACAATATACCATTTCCCACAAGGTTTTAAGGaagcagaaaagaaaatttagccGAAGGGTGAGCCGATTCATTTTTTAGCTTACTTTATATAGTCtctagcttttctttttctttttttggggttacATTTTATAAGTTCTAGATATCACCTTGAGAAAGCCCCTAATTATAAACATAGGAATCACTCAAGGTAGCTTCCCTAAAGGGAAATACCATGGgcacaacaattttcacaatattttttataatggttgagttgtcaaatttttattggtttcatCTATGCCCTTTGTTGACATAACTTTAACATCTAGCATTAAAAACTTACCACctaacaattatgaaatattttttgaaaacattttgtgtctaaaattattattattctctaaaataaaacttgcattcatttaaatataatttaaaaaaaaaatgtggaagaagaagaataataagaaGATGAAAAGGCTTGCGGCAGCTCATgctctctcctcttcttttttttttttttttttttttaagtgaattaagaagaaaattttttttcttatcagaTTGTTTCATGAAATGCCTCTAACAACATATATTGCAAACGTGTGAAACCAAGCAAACATGAAAGAGACACTATAAAATAGTATCATCAATAACTTTCCCCTTAAAAAAATAGTGGATGAGGCTAAGGGTGGTCTCATGCCTACTTTATTCTTTATAAGAAGTACTCTGCAGTCTGCACAACCAATGCTTTTACCAGCTTGACTTACTcaactacttcttttttttttttttttaattaataatactCCTTCCACATAAAAAGAAAGtataaaattgtcaaaattgttACCAACCACATGTAGCATCGGCTGGAAAGTCTCTATAATTCTCTTGTAATAGTAAACAACTAGACTAAACTAAAAGCATAATGAGTattgatccaaaaaaaaaaaaaaacataatgagTAAGTGAGAATGGAGTTCTTTTGCAACATTTGCGGTTAAATAGAGAGCTAGATATTTGGGATTTTGGATTCAGCTATTGCAACATGTAATTACCACATCTATGTgagatgttaaaaaaaaaacaaaaaataatttaaaaataaataataaaaaaaacatttttatccTATTAACCTTTACATCTCATATAGGTGTGTTAATTATATGGTGCAGTAGCCCTAATTATATTATACGAGGATCTTAATTCATATATTTATTGACTCATCTAATGCTGCCATGTCAACTTTGAAAAGTTGTggttaattcatttttttgatcttttcttctcttttatgtACAAATTTCCGGGTTactcttttatttcctttttcttcctttcaaaTTCCTCAAATGTAGAGtttataatatacaaaattttaaattttaaattttaaattttaaaaagttgggTCGGTAATAcgtaagggtttttttttttttttttttgaaatttaaagtgTTAGGTTTTAGATTGGTAATATCCGTTGATAATGTAAAATGAAAAGTGTATGTAAAGTGTTAATCAAACACTTTATAGGAGCATGATAGGTAGTTGGTTATACCTTGCTGCAAGCAGACCTGACATTTCTTTTTAGTGTAGCTGTCTTTTGCTAGGTTTCAAGCTAACCAAAAAGAATCCCACTTGAGTACTATGAAACGTATCATTCAATACATCAATGGTATTGCCGACTATGGTATTTGGTTCTCTAGAGATAACAATGTGGATCTTGCTAGTTATTCCAATGCAGATTGGTTTTGTAATGTTGATCATAGATTATGCACTTCATGTGATTGTTTCTATGTCGGCACAAATTTGGTAGCttggatgagcaaaaagcaaAGATTCAATATTCTTGTCCACTGTTGAAGCGGAATATATTGTTACTGGCAGCTATAGCACTCAACTTTTTTGGATGAAATAGTTGTAAGATTTTGGCATTGCCCAAGCCCATGGCACTATGACTGTGCACTGTGATAACACAAGTGTTATCAACATTTCCAAAAATCCTGTCAAACGCTCTCAGACAAAGCACATTAATATTCGTTATCACTTCATCCATGGTCAAGTTGAGATGCAAATCTTCTCTCTTGAATTTTGTTCATAGTGAATACGATCTCTTCActaaggctgcgtttgtttcGGGTGAAAACCTTTTtaggaaattattttacacCCTTGTATGTGTTTGGTACCAATGGAAAATATGGTCAATCTGAAATTCTTTTGCACTTTGACTGTAAAAAACCCCCCCTCACCCGTAAAACCATTTCACTtcttattttaccttcaaatgttTTACACTTCTCACACAATCCTCACACACACTCACAAACATCACACACTTGAAGATCTCAGCCCACCCCTCCCCCATCACCGATCCACAAATACCCAAGACCCACCTCTCCGATCGCCAGCCATGCATCGACGAGTTTAGGTTAAGCTCTGATCTTGACAACCGACTGCAGGCCGTGCTCCACCAGGCTCTCCAATGCACCTCTTCGCCATTTTCCTTCTCCCTGTTGCTCAACATCGCCGATCTGGCCGCCACCGACCACCAACCCACTCCACTCCACCCCAAAACCCACCCAATTTGGCCGCCGCCGTCCTCCATccactctaatctctctctttcctaaTTTATCTATCTTTCCCTCAATATgtcactctttcttcctcctctcaccAAGTATATTATGTATATGTTGTgaataaatgtttttattttgatttttggttgtgttaaagtgtatattttgaaattttctgttataaaatttgtttggaagctgagaaaatgattgagaaaatgtgaaaaatttgtaggaaaataacattttcaaaatgttaCAGAACACTGGAAATCGTTTTTCGGACTATTTTCTATTGCAGAACCAAACACCTGGATTTTACTTTCTTTACGGGAATTCATTTGCTCCTACATTCATTTTACACTTGAATTCGATTTACatagaaccaaacacagcctaaatcACACTGAATACCAACTAAATATTACCCTATCACACTGCCTCGAGTCCTGGCATATTAGCTCAGCAACCAATGGATACCGAGGGATCAAATCAGTTACAGCACTTGACATTTCGCTATGAAGGAATCCACGGGTCCTCCCCGATCCAAGTGTTGAGTCCATTCCCAATCTTGTGGCACAGTCCTTTGTTGATGATTTATGTGCATTTGAAGATACTATGACAAATCCACGATGACAACTTGGGAGGGAGTATATTCATCAAATTTGTGTCTCTAACATATCGTTTTTTCTGCATTTTTAGCCACATCCCACATTAACTTGGCAATCAAAGATTTGTAGGTATCCTCAAATTTCCTGAGGCCCAGCCCCAATAGCTTTTGGTCTGCAGATTGAATCCCAGCTCTTTAAACAGCAATCAGGAATTTTCTCATTGTTCAAGCCCCACTAGACCTATATGTTTAAAGCATCTAAATGAGAAGTCACTGACTTTGGGAAAAGGAAGAGGAAGGCATGTAGTATGAAGGGTTAAAGAGGAAACTGATTTGATCATAGTGGTTCTCGTTGCTTGGAAATGAACCTTATCCTTAAGCATCCAAccttgaaatattttctttactcTTTCAATAACTTCGGAGAGGGCAACCCTTCTATCTCTGCCAGTACTAGAAAGGGTGAGGCACATATGGCAAAGAATTTATGGAAATTTATCTTCTGACTTGGCCTACTTACATTATTCCTAtatcttattttaattatttctaaaaatgagGTTTAGTCGACTGtaaataattcttttatcttCAAATAACCTACTCCTCTCCCTCCAATCATGCCATGTTAAACCACCAGGAACAATATTGTATATTTTACTTCTGAACGTGTCAGCCCAACCTTGAAGGACACTGCCTCAGACATCAACTACTCCACTCCAAAAACTAGGAACATAAAATTCCACAGCTACCAGACAATGAGAAGCATATGGTCCacaatttcttcattattttaaCACATGATACACCAATTTGCGAACACCACACCCCTTCTAGTTAAATTATCCATATTGAGAATTTTCCCAGTCACAAACcttttgaagaaagaaagaaagaaaaaaaaaaaaaaaaaaaaaaaacctctcctACCCCCAACACCTCTTGACACCTCATAAAATAATCGAACACTAAAACATGCATTTTTACCTCAACCTCCAAAGCATCTTATCGTCTGCACCCGATTGGGCCCTTGTGGAATATagagtttcttaaaaattaacaaacattTCGACCTCCCAATCTTGGGCAATCTCACAAAAGTAGGG is a genomic window of Quercus lobata isolate SW786 chromosome 2, ValleyOak3.0 Primary Assembly, whole genome shotgun sequence containing:
- the LOC115977755 gene encoding zinc finger protein 3-like; its protein translation is MEPTKNELCMSNPPSTFSAPEGPPCPNTPLQNQKENKLQRVEEEEEEKETKSDILLDLNLSSKDSNHGSDAELNLIDCLEVGSSQNPSETPQTSSAEPRIFSCNYCQRKFYSSQALGGHQNAHKRERTLAKREQKIGAHMMASAAAFGRSINHDHYSSLASLPLHGAYNRSLGIQVHSMIQKPSHTSSCSGFFGPRSWSRPPFINQQPAIGKLGVENFHVKAASQSRASVGRFEVVRAMNGSLANDELSGYWLAGSGGGLFKPNQEEMKKLDLSLKL